CTTGCCGCCGTCCGAAAAAATATTTTACCAATTTCAAGGATGATCCTGCTTACAAGCTGGAATCCTGCAAGAGTCTTCGGGCTGGATCGCAAATTCAAGGGTAGGCTTGATGTAGGTTTTGACGCAGATTTGATTATTGTGAATCCCCGCGAGCTTCGCCCTATAAAGGCTGAGTTCCTGCATAGTAAAGCGGGTTGGACTCCTTTTGAAGGCATGGACGGGATTTTTCCAGAGTACACTCTCTCGAGGGGTGAGATAATCTGGAGTGAGGAGTCGATCAACGCAAAACCTGGAAGAGGCAACTTCCTGGAAGGTAGAGGAAAGAGGTCAGAAGAGGACGAAGAAGATCTTGACCAGGCTGATGAATCCCAGGAATGAAGAAAAAGAGCTTTGACAAAGAATGCCTTGATAAAGAGAATGTCTTGATAAAGAGAATGTCTTGACAAAAAGGTTTTGGGAAGGTTTTAGCAAAGCACGGAAAAACTGAAAGCCAGCTTCCAGGAAAGTTTAAAAACACTATAAGTATCTTAAAATAAAGTTATAATATCCTGAACCTGGCTTTTCTTCTTTCTAAATACTATTTAACCTTGCTTTTCTTATTCATTAATAATATTCAACTGAGTCAAACTGGGACTGTAAAAGTTCTTGATGCTTTTTTTCGAGGAACTTGTAAACTGCCCCATGGGTGGCTCCATCGAGCAGCATCCTTATTGCTGTTCGGATTATAGTGTTTTGCTCCGGGTGCCCAAGTATGGATACGGTTTTTCCGTATACCGAGATTTTAACGTTTATAAGGGTTTCTGCAAGTTCTCTGGTTCTTCCGTTTCTTCCTATTATCCTGCCTTTTATGCGCTGCAGTTCTTTTGGTGTTGTAGCTACATCGGAAAGGTCGATGACCTCAAGCATAAGCATGTCGTCATCCAGAAGTTCGAGAGCTTTTTCAGGATTGAAGCCCCTTCCTATCGCCTTGAGAGTTTCGAGAACCCTGAATTCTTTCAATGGGTCTTCTTCACAGGTGATGTCTATCTTTCCAATTCCGCTGTCGATCTCCAGCTGGCATGCGGTTTTATCCTCGATAAACTTTTTTGTTTCTCCTTTCGGACCTATTATTACTCCGACTCTTTCTTTGGGGATTTTGACATACTGAGTCATATCATTCCGCCTGTATTTTTTTGAGTAGCTCTTCAGGTTTGTCCTTTATCCCATAGCGGCTGAAGAACCTGAGTATATTTTGTACATCCCTGTAAAGGAACTCCTGGGAGTTTGGATGCTCCAAGGTTACTGATTGCCCCATATCAATGAATATGGGGGTCAGGTCTTTCGGGTCGATCAGGATATTGTATTCGCTCAAATCGGCATGTACTAGATTTGCTTTTTTATAGAGAAGACGCATGTATTCGACCACAGTGTCAAAAATAAGCTTTGCTTCATCGCCTTCAAGATACGTGTTTTTGAGGAGTGGGTAAGGTATCTCTTTTTCTCCCATAAATTCCATGATAAGAATATTCTTTTCAGCAAGCACAGGCTCCGGAACCCGTACTCCTGCACTTTTCGCACGCTTCAGATTCTGAAGCTCTTTGCGTGTCCATGCAAAAATGATGTCTCGCTTATTGTTTCGAATGTTTGTGAAACGAGGGTCCTTCATAATATAGGCGTCCATAGCCTTGAAGGTGCTGCTGGCAATCCTGTATATTTTTACAGCCAGCTCTTTATCCGGGCCTTCGGCATAAAATACATTTGCTTCCTTTCCGGTACTGATTGCTCCGCCCATCGCCTTTATTATGCCTTTGTTAGAGAGGGTATAAAGAATCTTAAGGGTAGGTATATCAAATACGTTTTCTTCTACTTTTAGCCGTTCAGAATCTTTCTCCCTGACCCTGGACTTATCTTTAGCGCGATCAATGCGCTTTATTTTCTTTTCCTGATCCATTCCCATATTATCCTTTCAGGTATCCTTTCTTCTCAAGCCAGTCTACCTGCGGCCTTGTGTATTTCCAGATCACATCGGCTTTTTCGTTCTGGAATTCCCAGGGCACGACAATAACAACATCTCCTTCTCGAATCCAGGTTTTTTTCTTCATCGAACCCGGAATCCTTCCCATACGAACGACCCCATCCATGCAACGAAGCCTCAGACGGTTTGCACCCAGAAGACTTTCAACAGTTGCCAGGATCTCGTTATTTTCCCTGCGCGGTATGCGTACTCTTGTAACGGCTTCTTCCGTATCCGGTTTGGATGTAGGTTTCTTTAAGTCTGCCAGTTTGATACCTCATTTTTATGTAATTTATATTTATTATTTTACTTTTTATAGGAAGAAGCGTAAAACCACTAGGTCTTTAGCCTAGTGGATGTAAGCGTCAACTTAACCTTGGTTCCTGATGTATGCCTCAGCTATTTCCTTACTAACATTTCCTATAGTTGAGGCAAAATACCCATCACTCCACAAAGTCTTTTCTCCCCAATAATATCTTTTAAGATAGTTGCCTTGACTTTTCCATAACCTATTTGTAGTCTCTTGTTTCAGTTTTCTAACTATAGATACAACTGAAACTTTAGGCTCACTCTTAATTAACATGTGGATATGATCTTTGTCAGTTTCCATTTCCAGTATTTCAAAGTCAGACTCTTTTTCAATATCGTGAATAGTCTGTTTAAGTTCTGCGTTAAGTGGTTCTAATATCTTTTTCCTGTACTTGCAAACAAAAATAACATGGTACATAAGCAAAAACTTACTGTGATTCTTGTGCTCATACTCCATATTTACCAAAAACTATATATGTTGGTAAAGCATATAATACCATGTATGATGAAAGCGTTCAAGTTTAGACTATATCCGACAGAAGCCCAAGCTGGTAAACTTAATCAGCACATAGGTAGCTGCCGCTTTGTCTATAACTGGGCACTCAGTCAGAAAATTAAAACATATGAACAAACTGGAAAGTCTATTTCTAGGTTTGACTTAAACAAATTAATTCCAGCTTTAAAAACCTCTAATGAATGGTTAGGTGAGGTAAACTCTCAATCATTACAGGGAATGACTAAACAAGTAGAGTCCGCTTTCACTAGATTCTTTAGAGAAAAGAACGGATTCCCTAAATTTAAGTCTAAAAAGAATCCTATACAGTCTTTCCCAGTACCTCAGCACTATAGTGTTGATTTTGAAAACAACACTGTTAAGCTTCCTAAAATTGGAGAGATTAAAGCAGTTCTGCACAGACACTTTGAAGGTGAGTTGAAAACAGCAACCGTTTCAAAGACTTGTAAAGGAGATTACTACATTAGTATCCTTGTTGAAGATGGAAAAGAACTTCCAGTAAAGGAAACTTTCACAGAATCAACAACAGTAGGAATTGATGTAGGTATCAAAGACTTTGCTGTCCTTTCAACAGGAGAAACGGTTGAGAATCCAAAGTACTTGAAAAACTCTCTTAAAAGGCTCAAAGTATTACAGAAAAGAGTATCAAGGAAACAGAAAGGCTCTAAGAACAGAGCAAAAGCTAAACGAAGACTTGCTGTACTCTATGACAAAATAACAAATCAGAGAAATGACTTCCAGAACAAACTCTCTTTTAGACTTGTTAGCGAAAACCAAGCTGTAGCTCTGGAAACTCTAAATGTTAAAGGCATGGTTAAGAATCATCATTTAGCACAGGCTATAAGTGATTCTGCATGGAGTAGTTTTGTAACAAAGTTGGAATATAAGGCTCAATGGTTTGGGAAAACTGTTCTGAGAATAGGACAATTTGAACCCTCTTCTAAGCTCTGTAGTGTGTGTGGATACCACAATAAAGAGCTTCAATTGAAAGATAGAGAATGGACTTGCCCAGATTGTAAAACAAAGCATGATAGGGACATTAACGCCGCTATCAACATTAAGAAATTCGCTCTCATAGATCAAAACCTAATAGGGGTTTGAAACCTATTCAACACCTGCGGAACGCGGGGAAGAGCCTGTTGACTTGCTTTCAGTAGAAAGGGGAATGAAACAGGAAGCCACTGAGTCTTTAGCTCAGTGGTAGTTCACTTTATACCCTTAAATCCCTTATATATCGTTTTTCCAAGTTTTAAGGTTATTCGTCCTGCAGCCTTCAACTTTCTGTTATTATTTTAATGCTGCGCTTTTCTGCTTTCTTTTACTCTCTTCTTATTATTATTTTTTTCTAAGTAATTGGACAGGCGACAAGTATATATATTTTATATTCCTTTGTATGTTTCACGCGCAAGACAGGCGTGAACCGCTCTTGAAATTGTAATTCTAGAGTGAAGTTCAGGGTTATAGCAAAACAGATTTTCAACAATTGTTAAGTTTGTTTTTAATGAATTTTCCTGAACAAAAAGATTTATATATTAAAACTGATGTATATGTCTTCCTGTTCCAGTACGAATTTGATTGTGCTGGAAGATTTTCTCATAGTCTTTCGGTTTAAATTTCTTCTTAATCTGAGAGGGAATGATTATCTTTAAATACTATGAGTGCATATCTATAACTTCCTGCATGAAAAATGCAGCAATTACTATTCATTAATAATGGAGTCAGGAGTTATTTCCTGTCTGACGAGGATTTTGTCGGTTCGGTTAATTCTGGGCGGTGAGAGTTTTTCATAAAACGAATCATCGCGAAACTGAAATAACTGAATTGATAGTTGTTAGTGCAAGTTTCTGCGACCAAGACCTTTAATTTTAAGTGTGCGATACATTAACAATTCTGGTTGATCCTGCCAGAGGTTACTGCTATCGGTGTTCGCCTAAGCCATGCGAGTCATATGTTCTTCGTGAACATGGCGTACTGCTCAGTAACACGTGGATAACCTGCCCTTGGGTCTGGGATAACCCCGGGAAACTGGGGATAATACCGGATAACGCATATATGCTGGAATGCTTTATGCGTAAAATGGATTCGTCTGCCCAAGGATGGGTCTGCGGCCTATCAGGTAGTAGTGGGTGTAATGTACCTACTAGCCTACAACGGGTACGGGTTGTGAGAGCAAGAGCCCGGAGATGGATTCTGAGACATGAATCCAGGCCCTACGGGGCGCAGCAGGCGCGAAAACTTTACAATGCGGGAAACCGTGATAAGGGGACACCGAGTGCCAGCATCATATGCTGGCTGTCCAGATGTGTAAAATACATCTGTTAGCAAGGGCCGGGCAAGACCGGTGCCAGCCGCCGCGGTAACACCGGCGGCCCGAGTGGTGATCGTGATTATTGGGTCTAAAGGGTCCGTAGCCGGTTTGGTCAGTCCTCCGGGAAATCTGATGGCTCAACCATTAGGCTTTCGGGGGATACTGCCAGGCTTGGAACCGGGAGAGGTAAGAGGTACTACAGGGGTAGGAGTGAAATCTTGTAATCCCTGTGAGACCACCTGTGGCGAAGGCGTCTTACCAGAACGGGTTCGACGGTGAGGGACGAAAGCTGGGGGCACGAACCGGATTAGATACCCGGGTAGTCCCAGCCGTAAACGATGCTCGCTAGGTGTCAGGCATGGCGCGACCGTGTCTGGTGCCGCAGGGAAGCCGTGAAGCGAGCCACCTGGGAAGTACGGCCGCAAGGCTGAAACTTAAAGGAATTGGCGGGGGAGCACAACAACGGGTGGAGCCTGCGGTTTAATTGGACTCAACGCCGGACAAC
This region of Methanosarcina flavescens genomic DNA includes:
- a CDS encoding KH domain-containing protein — its product is MTQYVKIPKERVGVIIGPKGETKKFIEDKTACQLEIDSGIGKIDITCEEDPLKEFRVLETLKAIGRGFNPEKALELLDDDMLMLEVIDLSDVATTPKELQRIKGRIIGRNGRTRELAETLINVKISVYGKTVSILGHPEQNTIIRTAIRMLLDGATHGAVYKFLEKKHQELLQSQFDSVEYY
- a CDS encoding serine protein kinase RIO codes for the protein MGMDQEKKIKRIDRAKDKSRVREKDSERLKVEENVFDIPTLKILYTLSNKGIIKAMGGAISTGKEANVFYAEGPDKELAVKIYRIASSTFKAMDAYIMKDPRFTNIRNNKRDIIFAWTRKELQNLKRAKSAGVRVPEPVLAEKNILIMEFMGEKEIPYPLLKNTYLEGDEAKLIFDTVVEYMRLLYKKANLVHADLSEYNILIDPKDLTPIFIDMGQSVTLEHPNSQEFLYRDVQNILRFFSRYGIKDKPEELLKKIQAE
- the eif1A gene encoding translation initiation factor eIF-1A; amino-acid sequence: MKLADLKKPTSKPDTEEAVTRVRIPRRENNEILATVESLLGANRLRLRCMDGVVRMGRIPGSMKKKTWIREGDVVIVVPWEFQNEKADVIWKYTRPQVDWLEKKGYLKG
- the tnpA gene encoding IS200/IS605 family transposase, producing MEYEHKNHSKFLLMYHVIFVCKYRKKILEPLNAELKQTIHDIEKESDFEILEMETDKDHIHMLIKSEPKVSVVSIVRKLKQETTNRLWKSQGNYLKRYYWGEKTLWSDGYFASTIGNVSKEIAEAYIRNQG
- the tnpB gene encoding IS200/IS605 family element RNA-guided endonuclease TnpB, whose product is MMKAFKFRLYPTEAQAGKLNQHIGSCRFVYNWALSQKIKTYEQTGKSISRFDLNKLIPALKTSNEWLGEVNSQSLQGMTKQVESAFTRFFREKNGFPKFKSKKNPIQSFPVPQHYSVDFENNTVKLPKIGEIKAVLHRHFEGELKTATVSKTCKGDYYISILVEDGKELPVKETFTESTTVGIDVGIKDFAVLSTGETVENPKYLKNSLKRLKVLQKRVSRKQKGSKNRAKAKRRLAVLYDKITNQRNDFQNKLSFRLVSENQAVALETLNVKGMVKNHHLAQAISDSAWSSFVTKLEYKAQWFGKTVLRIGQFEPSSKLCSVCGYHNKELQLKDREWTCPDCKTKHDRDINAAINIKKFALIDQNLIGV